From the Arctopsyche grandis isolate Sample6627 chromosome 11, ASM5162203v2, whole genome shotgun sequence genome, one window contains:
- the LOC143919140 gene encoding uncharacterized protein LOC143919140 codes for MYTIDLTKESRVGYEMMECRLCLRPAPAESSVSIFGYPHPERLEQSIRTGCQIYVKRDDGLPDIVCLSCKTNLESLISFREACFRSNETSQLRLYDRLKIKTEEVLLENVIWDDEPSLPTIHRKSSEICSKPLPSESDLVLHNREKPFKCDNCLKSFSSKYELVSHLRSHTEEKPYKCEICLKSFTRNSHLQVHKKLHTGIRPHKCEVCLKSFTQKSHLRTHEKLHTGIKPHKCDTCLKSFKHKYQLVSHKKLHIPINRHKYEVYLKQFTQKSIPRPT; via the exons ATGTATACAATAGATCTCACTAAAGAGTCAAGAGTCGGGTACGAGatgatggagtgcaggctttgtcttcgaccagctccggccgagtcttccgtctccatcttcggatatcctcatccagagcgtctggaacAAAGCATTCGGACCGGCTGTCAAATTTAT GTTAAGAGAGACGATGGGTTGCCAGACAtagtgtgtctttcgtgtaagaccaatctggAATCGTTAATCAGCTTTCGagaggcttgttttcgaagcaacgaaacgtctcaactgaggttatATGACCGCTTGAAAATCAAGACGGAAGAAGTTTTGTTGGAAAATGTAATATGGGATGATGAGCCTTCACTACcgacaattcaccgaaagagtagtgaaatttgttcaaagccaTTACCCAGTGAATCAGACCTTGTTTTACATAATAGAGAAAAGCCGTTCAAATGTGAcaattgtttgaaatcatttagtAGTAAATATGAACTTGTTAGTCATTTACGATCTCACACGGAGGAAaaaccttacaagtgtgaaatttgtttaaagtcaTTTACTCGAAATTCTCACCTCCaggtacataaaaaattgcataccgGGATaagaccacacaaatgtgaagtttgtttaaaatcattcacccaAAAATCTCACCTCAGGACACATGAAAagttgcatactgggataaaaccacacaaatgtgacacttgtttaaaatcatttaaacataaatatcaGCTTgtgtcacataaaaaattgcatattccGATAAACCGACACAAATATgaagtttatttaaaacaattcacCCAAAAATCGATCCCAAGACCCACATAA
- the LOC143919134 gene encoding uncharacterized protein LOC143919134 — MECRLCLGPAPAESSVSIFGNPHPERLVQRIWTCCQIQVKRGDGLPDTVCLSCKTNLESLISFRKACFRSNETSQLRLDDCLKIKTEEVLLEDVIGDDGPSSPKIPRKKCKICSKTFPSESKLVSHQKRHSEEKPFKCDICLKSFNQKSYLDSHKKRHTGIKPHKCEICLKSFALKYKLELHKKLHTGIKPYTCDICLKSYIQKYQLVSHLKTHLDKKPYQCEVCLKSFSIKYKLVIHLRSHTGEKPYECEICSKSFSQSSSLVRHLKSHTGEKPYKCEICSKSYIQKYNLVEHEKLHTGIKPHTCNICLKSFVCKYQLVRHFKFHTGEKP, encoded by the exons ATGGAGTGTcggctttgtcttggaccagctccggccgagtCTTCTGTCTCGATCTTCGGcaatcctcatccagagcgtttggtgcaacgcatttggacgtgctgtcaaattcag gttaaaagaggcgacgGGTTGCCGgacacggtgtgtctttcgtgtaagaccaatctggaatcgctaatcagctttcgaaaggcttgttttcgaagcaacgaaacatctcaactgaggttagatgattgcttgaagatcaagactgaagaagttttattggaagatgTAATAGGGGACGATGGGCCTTCGTCACCGAAAATTCCCCGaaagaaatgtaaaatttgttcaaaGACATTTCCCAGTGAATCTAAACTTGTTTCACACCAAAAAAGACATAGTGAAGAGAAGccgttcaaatgtgacatttgtttaaaatcatttaatcagAAATCTTATCTCGACTCACATAAAAAACGGCATacagggataaaaccacacaaatgtgagatttgtttaaaatcatttgctctaAAATATAAACTCGagttacataaaaaattgcatactgggataaaaccatacacgtgtgatatttgtttaaaatcatatattcaGAAATAtcaacttgtgtcacatttaaaAACTCACTTGGATAAAAAGCCTTACCAGTGCgaagtttgtttaaaatcatttagtattaaatataaacttgtaatacatttaagatctcacacgggggaaaaaccttatgagtgtgaaatttgttcaaaatcattttctcagaGTTCCTCTCTTGTGAGACATTTaaaatctcacacgggggaaaagccttacaagtgtgaaatttgttcgaaatcatatattcaaaaatataacctCGTtgaacatgaaaaattgcatactgggataaaaccacacactTGCaacatttgtctaaaatcatttgtttGTAAGTATCAACTTGTGagacattttaaatttcacacgggggaaaagccttag
- the LOC143919112 gene encoding uncharacterized protein LOC143919112, with amino-acid sequence MECRLCLRPALAESSVSIFGYPHPERLEQSIRTCCQIYVKRDDGLSNIVCLSCKTNLESLISFREACFRSNETSQLRLYDCLKIKTEEVLLENVIWDDEPSLPTIHRKSSEICSKPLPSESDLVLHREKSFKCDICSKSFSMKYKLVIHLRSHTGEKPYKCEICLKSFSQRSNLRTHEKLHTGIKPHKCDTCLKSFIRKHELVSHLISHTGEKPYKCEICSKSFTHSSTLVNHIRSHTGEKLYKCEICLKSYTRRSHLLYHLRSHTRERPYECEICLESFTKKSKLKTHEKLHTGIKPHKCNICLKSCISKYELVSHLRSHTEEKPYKCEICLKSFTKYSGLRTHKRLHTGIRPHKCEVCLKAFIQKSHLRTHENSHTGIKPHKCDICLKSFKHKYQLMSHKKLHIPINRHKYEVYLKQFTQKSIPRPT; translated from the exons atggagtgcaggctttgtcttcgACCAGCTCTggccgagtcttccgtctccatcttcggatatcctcatccagagcgtctggaacaaagcattcggacctgctgtcaaatttat GTTAAGAGAGACGATGGGTTGTCAAACAtagtgtgtctttcgtgtaagaccaatctggAATCGTTAATCAGCTTTCGagaggcttgttttcgaagcaacgaaacgtctcaactgaggttatATGActgcttgaagatcaagacggaagaagttttgttggaaaatgtaatatgggacgatgagccttcactaccgacaattcaccgaaagagtagtgaaatttgttcaaagccaTTGCCCAGTGAATCTGACCTTGTTTTACATAGAGAAAAGTctttcaaatgtgacatttgttcaaagtcatttagtatgaaatataaacttgtgatacatttaagatctcacacgggggaaaagccttacaagtgtgaaatttgtttaaaatcattttctcaaagaTCTAACCTCAgaacacatgaaaaattgcatactgggataaaaccacacaaatgtgacacttgcttaaaatcatttattcgtaaACATGAACTTGTGTCTCATTTAatatctcacacgggggaaaagccttacaagtgcgaaatttgttcaaaatcatttactcatagTTCCACTCTTGTTAATCAtataagatctcacacgggggaaaagctttataagtgtgaaatttgtttaaaatcatatactcGAAGGTCCCATCTTCTTTatcatttaagatctcacacgcgTGAAAGGCCTTatgagtgtgaaatttgtttggaatcatttactaaaaaatctaaactcaaaacacatgaaaaattgcatactggtataaaaccacacaaatgtaacatttgtttaaaatcatgtaTTAGCAAATATGAACTTGTTAGTCATTTGCGATCTCACACAGAGGAAaaaccttacaagtgtgaaatttgtttaaagtcaTTTACTAAATATTCTGGCCTCAGGACACATAAAAGATTGCATACCGGGATaagaccacacaaatgtgaagttTGTTTAAAAGCATTCATCCAAAAATCTCACCTCAGGACACATGAAAActcgcatactgggataaaaccacacaaatgtgacatttgtttgaaatcatttaaacataaatatcaGCTCATGTCACACAAAAAATTGCATATTCCGATAAACCGACACAAATATgaagtttatttaaaacaattcacCCAAAAATCGATCCCAAGACCCACATAA